A section of the Branchiostoma lanceolatum isolate klBraLanc5 chromosome 19, klBraLanc5.hap2, whole genome shotgun sequence genome encodes:
- the LOC136425267 gene encoding carbohydrate sulfotransferase 10-like isoform X2 gives MKVSVIFHWLVVAVLLGTILLLCMYISLGNTEGNVAVTLVNSTRLSRDVPDNRSLAEKRQSVRMALIKEYCRKNDRRNITFPPLRRFVVDERHKLLYCQVFKTGSTTTLTILHNLEHGKKRSTRGMRKTLDTHPFKRLNNYTKEGVRLRFEKYTKLMIVRDPLERLVSAWKDKFVVAPARFGYWKTYQSMLEALSSDTLRQQTENGTIQQVPFLAFIKAVGTNRRDWQDLHWQLISNLCTPCQIDYDFIAHTETLAEDFPLFFKKAGIVGRNDLLPKTQSREGDRLLWDFYRQVHLEDLHRIKLKFKADYDMFGYSFDEDMTEMLNHRS, from the exons ATGAAGGTGTCCGTCATCTTTCACTGGCTCGTTGTGGCAGTTCTACTGGGAACAATTCTACTGTTGTGCATGTATATCAGCTTAGGAAATACTGAAGGAAATGTTGCGGTGACGTTGGTGAACTCCACACGACTGTCTCGAGATGTGCCAG ACAACCGAAGTCTTGCAGAGAAAAGGCAGTCTGTGAGGATGGCACTGATTAAGGAGTACTGCAGGAAAAATGACAGGAGAAACATT ACCTTCCCACCACTAAGACGTTTCGTCGTTGATGAAAGACACAAACTCCTCTACTGCCAAGTCTTCAAGACTGGAAGCACGACAACCTTAACAATCTTACACAACCTGGAGCATGGGAAGAAAAGATCAACTCGTGGAATGAGAAAGACTCTGGACACCCACCCGTTTAAACGTCTGAACAACTATACAAAGGAAGGAGTTCGTCTCCGTTTTGAGAAATACACCAAACTCATGATTGTTCGCGATCCGTTAGAAAG aCTGGTGTCAGCATGGAAGGACAAGTTTGTTGTGGCACCAGCGCGGTTTGGGTACTGGAAAACATACCAGTCTATGCTGGAGGCTCTTTCCTCAGATACATTGAGACAACAG ACTGAAAACGGGACAATTCAACAGGTTCCTTTTCTGGCTTTCATCAAAGCAGTAGGAACCAACCGGAGAGACTGGCAGGACCTGCACTGGCAGCTGATCTCTAACCTATGTACTCCCTGTCAG aTTGACTATGATTTTATTGCACATACGGAAACCTTGGCAGAAGACTTCCCACTGTTCTTCAAGAAAGCTGGTATTGTTGGCAGGAATGATCTTCTTCCAAAAACACAATCAAGAGAAGGCGATAGACTGCTCTGGGACTTCTACAGGCAGGTTCACTTGGAAGACTTGCACAGAATCAAGCTGAAATTCAAGGCAGACTACGACATGTTTGGCTACTCTTTTGATGAAGATATGACAGAAATGTTAAACCATCGATCATAA
- the LOC136425267 gene encoding carbohydrate sulfotransferase 10-like isoform X1 has product MKVSVIFHWLVVAVLLGTILLLCMYISLGNTEGNVAVTLVNSTRLSRDVPDNRSLAEKRQSVRMALIKEYCRKNDRRNITFPPLRRFVVDERHKLLYCQVFKTGSTTTLTILHNLEHGKKRSTRGMRKTLDTHPFKRLNNYTKEGVRLRFEKYTKLMIVRDPLERLVSAWKDKFVVAPARFGYWKTYQSMLEALSSDTLRQQVSTKKTENGTIQQVPFLAFIKAVGTNRRDWQDLHWQLISNLCTPCQIDYDFIAHTETLAEDFPLFFKKAGIVGRNDLLPKTQSREGDRLLWDFYRQVHLEDLHRIKLKFKADYDMFGYSFDEDMTEMLNHRS; this is encoded by the exons ATGAAGGTGTCCGTCATCTTTCACTGGCTCGTTGTGGCAGTTCTACTGGGAACAATTCTACTGTTGTGCATGTATATCAGCTTAGGAAATACTGAAGGAAATGTTGCGGTGACGTTGGTGAACTCCACACGACTGTCTCGAGATGTGCCAG ACAACCGAAGTCTTGCAGAGAAAAGGCAGTCTGTGAGGATGGCACTGATTAAGGAGTACTGCAGGAAAAATGACAGGAGAAACATT ACCTTCCCACCACTAAGACGTTTCGTCGTTGATGAAAGACACAAACTCCTCTACTGCCAAGTCTTCAAGACTGGAAGCACGACAACCTTAACAATCTTACACAACCTGGAGCATGGGAAGAAAAGATCAACTCGTGGAATGAGAAAGACTCTGGACACCCACCCGTTTAAACGTCTGAACAACTATACAAAGGAAGGAGTTCGTCTCCGTTTTGAGAAATACACCAAACTCATGATTGTTCGCGATCCGTTAGAAAG aCTGGTGTCAGCATGGAAGGACAAGTTTGTTGTGGCACCAGCGCGGTTTGGGTACTGGAAAACATACCAGTCTATGCTGGAGGCTCTTTCCTCAGATACATTGAGACAACAG GTATCAACTAAAAAGACTGAAAACGGGACAATTCAACAGGTTCCTTTTCTGGCTTTCATCAAAGCAGTAGGAACCAACCGGAGAGACTGGCAGGACCTGCACTGGCAGCTGATCTCTAACCTATGTACTCCCTGTCAG aTTGACTATGATTTTATTGCACATACGGAAACCTTGGCAGAAGACTTCCCACTGTTCTTCAAGAAAGCTGGTATTGTTGGCAGGAATGATCTTCTTCCAAAAACACAATCAAGAGAAGGCGATAGACTGCTCTGGGACTTCTACAGGCAGGTTCACTTGGAAGACTTGCACAGAATCAAGCTGAAATTCAAGGCAGACTACGACATGTTTGGCTACTCTTTTGATGAAGATATGACAGAAATGTTAAACCATCGATCATAA